A genomic stretch from Anaerolinea thermophila UNI-1 includes:
- a CDS encoding AAA family ATPase codes for MSAHPPVHEVSNLSKAILDEVSKAIVGKRQVLEKILTTFLAGGHVLLEDYPGLAKTLIANSFAQVLGMTFKRIQFTPDLLPGDITGGYVFNRANNTFVLRQGPVFAHIVLADEINRASPRTQAALLEAMQEYQVTLEGETLKLPEPFLVVATQNPIEYEGTFPLPEAQLDRFLIKLAVGYPSPEEEQEILRRRRDRKQDAIPLQAVTNAEGFLHMREIIEEVYVDPDLERYIVELVHRTRVHRQVAVGASPRGALALLKLGRAYAAMQGRAYVLPDDIKTFARVALQHRIILQPDLWTTP; via the coding sequence ATGTCTGCTCATCCCCCCGTCCACGAAGTTTCCAACCTCTCTAAAGCCATCCTCGATGAAGTCAGTAAAGCCATTGTGGGGAAACGGCAGGTGCTGGAAAAGATTCTCACCACCTTTCTGGCAGGCGGACACGTCCTGCTGGAAGACTACCCCGGGCTGGCAAAAACCCTGATTGCAAATTCCTTTGCCCAGGTACTGGGGATGACCTTCAAGCGCATTCAGTTCACCCCCGACCTGCTCCCCGGTGACATTACCGGAGGATATGTCTTCAATCGGGCGAACAACACTTTCGTTCTGCGCCAGGGTCCAGTCTTTGCCCACATCGTTCTGGCAGATGAAATCAACCGCGCTTCGCCGCGCACCCAGGCTGCCCTGCTGGAAGCCATGCAGGAATATCAGGTTACCCTGGAAGGCGAAACCCTGAAACTCCCGGAACCGTTTCTGGTGGTGGCAACGCAAAATCCCATCGAATATGAGGGCACGTTTCCCCTTCCCGAAGCACAACTGGACCGCTTCCTGATAAAACTTGCCGTAGGTTACCCCAGCCCGGAAGAGGAACAGGAAATTTTACGCCGCCGCCGTGACCGCAAGCAGGACGCCATTCCCCTTCAAGCGGTTACCAACGCAGAAGGCTTCCTGCATATGCGCGAGATTATCGAAGAAGTGTATGTAGACCCGGACCTGGAAAGGTACATCGTGGAGTTAGTCCATCGCACCCGCGTACACCGTCAGGTTGCTGTAGGTGCCAGCCCACGCGGCGCACTGGCGCTTCTCAAACTGGGGCGCGCTTATGCCGCCATGCAAGGCAGAGCCTACGTCCTGCCCGATGACATCAAGACCTTTGCCCGCGTTGCCCTTCAGCACCGCATCATTCTACAACCGGATTTATGGACCACCCCATAA
- a CDS encoding DUF58 domain-containing protein produces the protein MNSRSAFLLILIFGFLITGLISLNGAIIALSIPLLVYFGVAAWYSPAPPRLVARRTLPLEAVFPETPVEVNLYLKNNGEDLQEVWIEDQLPAGLIVLEGETSRFLPLPAGEEVRLSYVVTGGRGDYRFTTLQVHYRESAGLFEGKIPVQASHRLMIRPRPRPLRSVPIRPPQTRGFAGPIPSRQGGVGVDFFLVREYQPGDPMRRINWKVTAREEQNLFTNLFEQQRVADVGIILDAREPGYGGASNNPLFEYAVDAAASLSETFLKDGNRVGMLVYGAGIDIAFPGAGKMQRQRILQTLARARLGSNFALESLSYLPTRFFPPRSQVILISPLQPHDPEVLVALRAHGYQVLVLSPNLIRFEAGQVRPNSPEELAQRIAQAERRFALQKLRRAGIQVLDWDVRMPLEQVLRQVISLRPLLRQGIGTPA, from the coding sequence ATGAACAGTCGAAGCGCCTTTCTGTTAATCCTCATCTTTGGTTTCCTGATCACCGGGCTGATCAGTCTGAACGGTGCCATCATTGCCCTGTCCATCCCGTTGCTGGTTTATTTTGGTGTTGCCGCGTGGTACAGTCCAGCGCCTCCCCGTCTGGTGGCTCGGCGCACACTACCGTTAGAAGCCGTTTTCCCCGAAACCCCGGTAGAGGTAAATCTCTATCTTAAGAACAACGGGGAAGATTTGCAGGAAGTTTGGATAGAGGACCAACTCCCTGCCGGGTTAATTGTCCTGGAAGGTGAAACTTCGCGATTCCTGCCTCTTCCTGCGGGAGAAGAAGTAAGGCTGTCCTATGTGGTTACAGGGGGAAGAGGAGATTACCGCTTTACCACCCTGCAGGTGCATTATCGGGAAAGCGCTGGATTGTTTGAGGGGAAAATTCCCGTTCAAGCATCCCACCGTTTGATGATTCGCCCACGTCCACGCCCTCTGCGCTCCGTTCCCATTCGCCCGCCGCAAACACGCGGGTTTGCCGGTCCTATTCCTTCGCGTCAGGGCGGTGTGGGGGTTGACTTTTTCCTGGTACGGGAGTACCAGCCCGGCGACCCCATGCGGCGCATCAACTGGAAGGTGACCGCGCGGGAAGAGCAAAATTTATTTACCAACCTCTTTGAACAACAGCGCGTTGCCGATGTAGGCATTATTCTGGATGCACGCGAGCCAGGTTATGGCGGAGCGAGCAACAATCCCCTGTTCGAATATGCTGTGGATGCGGCGGCTTCTCTTTCTGAGACCTTTCTTAAGGACGGCAACCGTGTGGGGATGCTGGTTTACGGCGCAGGAATTGATATTGCCTTCCCCGGCGCGGGGAAAATGCAACGGCAACGTATCCTGCAGACGCTGGCGCGCGCCCGTTTGGGGAGTAACTTTGCGCTTGAGTCACTCTCTTATCTACCCACTCGTTTCTTCCCGCCCCGTTCTCAGGTCATTCTCATCAGCCCGTTGCAACCTCACGACCCGGAGGTACTCGTCGCTTTGAGAGCACACGGGTATCAGGTACTGGTGCTGAGCCCTAACCTCATCCGTTTTGAAGCCGGGCAGGTGAGACCGAATTCGCCGGAAGAACTGGCACAGCGCATTGCCCAGGCAGAGCGCCGTTTCGCCCTGCAAAAACTGCGCCGCGCCGGCATTCAGGTTCTGGATTGGGACGTGAGGATGCCTCTGGAGCAGGTATTGAGGCAGGTCATCTCTTTGCGTCCCCTTTTGAGACAAGGAATAGGAACGCCAGCATGA
- a CDS encoding PD40 domain-containing protein has translation MRRALFALLVFFLLTACGLVPGLPAPAAPQEPTATPLPTSVAPEFPTIPDRSCLLATLEPIRTNQQQGNLMVWHPEEMTLAYVAPKGRSIWFTGEILLSSGSDYKTSTVLFENTSVFGDLTWSPSGKQLAFVALRQPENVYTVMVTNLETQQTVDILPGEQATLTSGSGSKGIVEWLSENQIRIIASCGADCDVMLDVNLSSGQVVPYGETMRHQADRLSPTRKTLSYDEKTYPPMLSPNWSPDGKKVAYFDDLDQAWVLLTQEKAQFLLDIGLQTPYESQWASDSRILALRTDDFIFLFDTECRR, from the coding sequence ATGAGACGCGCACTTTTTGCTCTGCTGGTATTCTTTTTGCTCACTGCCTGTGGTCTGGTACCGGGGTTGCCTGCACCAGCCGCACCGCAAGAACCTACCGCTACACCTTTGCCCACTTCTGTCGCTCCGGAATTTCCGACCATTCCCGACCGTTCCTGCCTGCTGGCAACCCTCGAACCCATCCGCACCAATCAGCAACAGGGCAACCTGATGGTATGGCATCCAGAAGAGATGACACTGGCGTACGTTGCTCCCAAGGGGCGTTCCATCTGGTTCACAGGAGAGATCCTTCTGTCCAGCGGTTCGGATTATAAAACCTCAACGGTGTTGTTTGAAAATACGAGCGTTTTTGGGGATTTAACCTGGTCGCCCTCAGGCAAGCAACTGGCATTTGTCGCCCTTCGTCAACCCGAAAATGTATATACGGTGATGGTGACCAACCTGGAAACCCAACAAACCGTGGATATTCTCCCGGGAGAGCAAGCCACGCTTACCTCCGGAAGCGGTAGTAAGGGAATTGTGGAATGGCTCTCCGAGAATCAGATTCGCATTATTGCCTCCTGCGGGGCAGATTGCGACGTAATGCTGGACGTTAATCTTTCCAGTGGGCAGGTCGTTCCCTACGGAGAAACCATGCGCCATCAAGCCGACCGGCTCTCTCCCACTCGTAAAACCCTCTCCTACGACGAGAAAACCTATCCTCCCATGCTTTCTCCAAACTGGTCGCCGGATGGCAAGAAAGTGGCGTACTTTGATGACCTGGATCAAGCCTGGGTTCTCCTTACTCAGGAAAAAGCGCAGTTCCTGCTGGATATTGGCTTACAAACCCCCTATGAAAGCCAGTGGGCAAGTGACAGCCGCATCCTGGCATTACGAACCGATGATTTTATTTTCCTTTTCGATACAGAATGTCGTCGCTAA
- a CDS encoding peptidase U32 family protein has product MVNRPLPVELLAPARDADTGIAAINAGADAVYIGAARFGAREAAGNPLEDIERLIAYAHRYWARVYVTVNTLLYDEELDEARSLIWKLYEIGADALIIQDIGLLELDLPPLALFASTQMHNHTPERVRFLEQAGFSRVILARELTLEQIRQIRAQTSIELEGFIHGALCVSYSGQCYLSYALGGRSGNRGQCAQPCRRLYSLYGADGQAVVQNRYLLSLKDLNLSDHLQDLLEAGITSFKIEGRLKDRAYVMNVVAAYRQRLDALLDGERFRKASSGDSRVDFSPDLRKTFNRGFTTYFLKGRDPQMASPFTPKSVGEPLGKVVKVWKDGCVLEDGAPEVHAGDGICYLDGDNVLQGTVVLKVQGNRLWLEKMEGLQRGALMFRNHDRLFLQQLEKSRTERKIAVQFTLREDPQGMLLRAEDEDGNFAESVWHGKITPALNPDRMLETFQRQISSLGGTEFTCGGIRVLLATVPFLPVQAINSLRREVVERLRAERLRNFPRMARQRAEDGVRFPAERLSFEGNVLNRLARQFYLRHGVREIESAAEAGLDMRGRKVMTTRFCLRYQLGACPKQKNPVRLPEPLYLEDELGNRLSLRFRCAECVMEIYYEGNARVKEVSDDILYRKGK; this is encoded by the coding sequence ATGGTAAACCGCCCGCTTCCTGTGGAACTGCTCGCTCCCGCGCGGGATGCCGATACCGGCATTGCCGCCATTAATGCGGGCGCCGATGCGGTGTACATCGGCGCGGCGCGTTTTGGTGCGCGCGAGGCGGCGGGAAATCCTCTGGAAGACATTGAACGCTTGATAGCCTATGCTCATCGTTACTGGGCGCGAGTCTATGTCACGGTCAACACGCTGTTATATGATGAAGAACTTGATGAAGCCCGCAGTCTAATCTGGAAATTGTACGAAATCGGTGCGGATGCGCTGATTATTCAAGACATAGGCTTGCTGGAACTGGATTTGCCTCCGCTGGCATTGTTTGCCAGCACGCAAATGCACAACCATACCCCGGAGCGGGTGCGTTTTCTGGAGCAGGCGGGCTTTTCCCGCGTGATTCTTGCCCGTGAACTTACACTGGAACAAATCCGCCAGATTCGCGCGCAAACCAGCATCGAACTGGAGGGCTTTATTCACGGCGCGCTGTGCGTGAGTTACAGCGGGCAGTGTTACCTCAGTTACGCGCTGGGTGGACGGAGCGGCAATCGTGGGCAGTGCGCTCAACCCTGTCGCCGTTTGTACTCCCTCTACGGTGCTGATGGTCAAGCGGTGGTTCAAAATCGCTATCTGCTTTCCTTGAAAGACCTGAACCTGTCCGATCACCTTCAGGATTTGCTGGAAGCCGGGATTACCTCTTTCAAAATCGAGGGGCGTCTCAAAGACCGCGCTTATGTGATGAACGTTGTGGCTGCTTATCGCCAGCGCCTGGATGCTTTGCTGGATGGCGAACGTTTTCGCAAAGCCTCATCGGGAGACAGCCGGGTTGATTTTTCTCCCGACCTGCGCAAAACCTTCAACCGCGGGTTTACCACCTATTTCCTCAAGGGGAGAGACCCGCAGATGGCATCGCCCTTTACACCTAAATCGGTGGGTGAACCGCTTGGAAAAGTGGTAAAGGTGTGGAAGGATGGCTGTGTGCTGGAAGACGGCGCTCCCGAAGTTCATGCAGGAGACGGCATTTGCTATCTGGATGGAGACAACGTCCTTCAGGGGACTGTGGTGTTGAAAGTTCAGGGGAATCGTCTCTGGTTGGAAAAGATGGAAGGGTTGCAGCGAGGCGCGTTGATGTTCCGAAATCACGACCGGCTTTTCCTGCAACAACTGGAGAAAAGCCGCACAGAACGCAAAATCGCCGTGCAGTTCACCCTGCGTGAAGATCCTCAGGGAATGCTTCTCAGGGCTGAGGATGAGGACGGCAACTTCGCCGAGTCCGTGTGGCATGGGAAAATTACCCCGGCCTTAAACCCGGACCGGATGCTCGAAACCTTTCAACGCCAGATTTCCAGCCTTGGAGGAACGGAGTTTACCTGCGGGGGAATTCGAGTTTTACTGGCAACTGTGCCTTTCCTGCCGGTGCAGGCAATCAATTCCCTGCGCCGGGAGGTGGTCGAACGATTGCGCGCTGAGCGTCTGCGGAATTTCCCCCGAATGGCACGGCAAAGGGCTGAGGATGGGGTGCGCTTTCCGGCTGAGCGCTTGTCTTTCGAGGGAAATGTGTTGAACCGCCTGGCGCGCCAGTTTTATCTGCGTCATGGCGTCAGGGAGATCGAATCTGCGGCGGAAGCCGGGCTGGATATGCGCGGCCGAAAGGTGATGACCACCCGTTTTTGCCTGCGTTACCAGTTGGGGGCTTGCCCCAAGCAAAAGAATCCTGTGCGTCTTCCCGAGCCCCTCTATCTGGAAGACGAACTGGGAAACCGCTTATCCTTGCGTTTCCGTTGTGCTGAATGTGTGATGGAAATTTATTACGAAGGGAACGCAAGAGTTAAAGAGGTTAGCGACGACATTCTGTATCGAAAAGGAAAATAA
- the cdaA gene encoding diadenylate cyclase CdaA — protein sequence MTDLLDQIYFLFERLTWMSVLDIALVTLIIFIVLIMVRETQAVILLRGVILLVIFLSLLTSLVNLPAFSWLIRTIMPALLLAIPVIFAPEIRRGLERLGRAGSSPILGKMRAYPGLEDTIHAIVTAAIRLSNRGHGALIVIQRNDPLEEFISTGVALNARVTPELLLQIFYPNTPLHDGAAIIVDNQIAAAACVMPLSSSGILNRSPERQMGLRHRAALGISEATDAIAVVVSEETGLISLAHNGRMIRRLDGERLENILMAFYLPSQPPPTFLDWLRGWLGQNRPREER from the coding sequence GTGACTGACCTGTTAGATCAGATTTACTTTCTCTTTGAGCGCCTCACCTGGATGAGTGTGCTGGATATTGCACTGGTCACCCTGATTATCTTCATTGTGTTAATCATGGTGCGTGAAACCCAAGCGGTCATTCTTTTACGGGGCGTGATTCTGCTGGTGATTTTCCTCAGTTTGCTCACCAGCCTGGTAAACCTGCCGGCGTTTTCCTGGCTCATCCGTACGATTATGCCCGCATTGTTATTAGCCATCCCGGTCATCTTTGCCCCGGAGATTCGCCGCGGGCTGGAACGACTCGGACGCGCCGGGTCTTCCCCCATCCTGGGCAAGATGCGCGCTTATCCGGGATTGGAGGATACCATCCATGCGATTGTCACGGCTGCCATTCGGTTATCCAATCGTGGCCACGGTGCGTTAATTGTGATACAACGCAACGACCCCCTGGAGGAATTCATCTCCACCGGTGTAGCGCTTAACGCCCGGGTGACCCCCGAATTACTGTTACAAATTTTTTATCCCAATACCCCTTTGCATGACGGCGCTGCCATCATTGTGGATAATCAAATTGCGGCTGCTGCATGCGTCATGCCATTATCCTCCAGCGGCATCCTGAACCGTTCTCCAGAAAGACAGATGGGCTTGCGGCACCGCGCAGCCCTGGGAATTTCCGAAGCCACCGATGCCATTGCCGTGGTGGTTTCCGAAGAAACCGGGTTAATCTCTCTGGCACACAATGGCAGAATGATTCGACGACTGGACGGTGAGCGGCTGGAGAATATTCTGATGGCTTTTTACCTGCCCTCTCAGCCGCCTCCCACTTTCCTCGACTGGCTTCGTGGATGGTTGGGACAAAATCGTCCCCGGGAGGAACGGTGA
- the coaE gene encoding dephospho-CoA kinase (Dephospho-CoA kinase (CoaE) performs the final step in coenzyme A biosynthesis.) gives MSSWPGKYVIGLTGNIGTGKSVVRRMLEHLGAYGIDADALAHRAIAKGAPGYQPVIDHFGRWILTPDGEIDRAKLARVVFADGEALARLENIIHPLVRQGIEWLVQRSSQKVIVIEAIKLLEAGLNKTCDSVWVTYTPPEIQLARLMQYRKMSEAEARQRIAAQPPQEQKIGAATVVIRNDGSFEETWKQVMAAWKRLVPQTLEAAQEAHTQPRRAVPQGEITVSRGKPKDSEDIAGLINRLRKPAKPVTREDVMAAFGEKAFLILRVGNQPGGLLGWQVENLVARTVDILLDTSLPASDVLPPLIEEMERSSRNLQCEASLIFAPPELAQESLWKPLGYEKRTPQTLGVSAWQEAAVESLRPGTTLFFKQLRADRVLRPI, from the coding sequence GTGAGCAGTTGGCCCGGCAAATATGTGATTGGACTGACCGGAAATATCGGCACCGGCAAAAGCGTTGTCCGGCGCATGCTGGAACATCTGGGAGCCTACGGCATCGATGCCGACGCTCTGGCGCATCGTGCCATCGCCAAAGGGGCACCAGGGTATCAGCCCGTCATTGATCACTTTGGGCGCTGGATTCTCACCCCTGATGGGGAAATTGACCGAGCCAAACTGGCGCGGGTGGTTTTTGCGGATGGCGAAGCCCTGGCACGCCTGGAAAATATCATCCATCCGCTGGTAAGGCAGGGCATCGAATGGTTGGTACAGCGCTCTTCTCAAAAAGTGATTGTCATTGAAGCCATTAAACTACTCGAAGCCGGGCTTAACAAAACCTGTGACAGTGTATGGGTGACTTATACCCCACCGGAAATCCAACTGGCGCGGTTAATGCAGTATCGTAAGATGAGCGAAGCAGAGGCCCGTCAACGCATTGCCGCCCAACCCCCACAGGAACAAAAAATCGGTGCGGCAACGGTAGTCATCCGCAATGATGGCTCGTTCGAAGAGACCTGGAAACAGGTTATGGCGGCGTGGAAACGCCTGGTGCCGCAAACACTGGAAGCCGCTCAGGAAGCGCACACCCAGCCACGCCGGGCAGTTCCTCAGGGGGAAATCACAGTCTCTCGCGGAAAGCCCAAAGATTCCGAGGACATTGCTGGTTTAATCAACCGCTTGCGCAAACCAGCCAAACCCGTGACACGGGAAGATGTCATGGCAGCGTTTGGGGAAAAAGCCTTTTTGATTTTGCGGGTGGGCAATCAGCCGGGTGGATTGCTGGGATGGCAGGTGGAAAATCTGGTTGCCCGCACAGTGGATATTCTTCTGGACACTTCCTTACCGGCATCGGATGTACTTCCCCCGTTGATTGAGGAAATGGAACGCTCTTCCCGCAACCTGCAGTGTGAAGCCTCGCTTATCTTTGCTCCGCCCGAACTGGCTCAGGAATCGCTTTGGAAGCCTCTGGGGTATGAGAAGCGCACCCCACAGACATTAGGTGTTTCTGCATGGCAGGAAGCCGCTGTGGAATCTCTGCGCCCTGGAACCACCCTGTTTTTCAAACAACTCAGAGCAGACCGCGTGCTGCGCCCAATATAG
- a CDS encoding DUF4870 domain-containing protein yields MTEQTNVVIPTSSEERTWAMLAHLSVLINLVTGLLGPVVALVIYLSYKDRSRYVAYHALQSLVLQLVAWVGFGAVTGIMWGIVGALSAILIGLCLIPFACAVTLVPLAVPVYGIVAAIETSQGRDFRYWLIGDWVRSTLEG; encoded by the coding sequence ATGACAGAACAAACAAACGTTGTGATTCCTACGTCCAGTGAAGAACGCACCTGGGCAATGCTGGCTCACTTAAGTGTGTTAATTAATCTTGTCACCGGCTTGCTGGGTCCGGTGGTGGCTCTGGTCATTTACCTGTCCTATAAAGACCGTTCCCGTTATGTGGCTTACCATGCCCTGCAATCGCTGGTATTGCAACTGGTTGCCTGGGTTGGATTTGGCGCGGTGACAGGGATAATGTGGGGAATTGTGGGAGCTTTAAGTGCTATTCTGATTGGCTTGTGCCTGATTCCTTTCGCCTGCGCGGTCACTCTGGTGCCTCTGGCAGTGCCGGTGTACGGTATTGTAGCCGCTATTGAGACCAGCCAGGGGCGCGATTTCCGTTACTGGCTGATTGGCGATTGGGTGCGGAGTACGCTGGAAGGGTAA
- a CDS encoding CdaR family protein has translation MKLFNQFFKYLPTFLLSLALAIAVWVSAVTANDPIEVRTYPYPITIEYVGLDPAMIANTQESRSLTLRLSAPRSVWEKLTQEQVSVRAFIYLSGLSSGQYTLPVQVQIDKAPVRIVSYSPQTLSIQLDELATETLPIGVVQRGEPAIGYDAGIPSLSVDRATISGPKSVVERVKTLRVVIDLNKAVETITRNLAVQAVDENGLLVSNLTISPAEITVVQPISQRGGYRNVVVKVVTTGQVASGYRLTSLTVSPPAVTVFASNPTLVENLPGYVETNPVDLNGITDDLEVRVALNLPEGITVVGDQTVSVIVGVSAIEGSVTLSDLPIEVINLNPEFSAQLAPKTATIILSGPLPTLDNLKPGEVRVVVDLEGVTPGTYKLVPRVEVLVESLRVESILPNSIEVIVTKGTPTPRPPGR, from the coding sequence GTGAAACTGTTCAATCAATTCTTCAAATATCTTCCTACATTTCTCCTCTCGCTGGCACTTGCCATTGCCGTGTGGGTGTCTGCTGTAACCGCGAATGATCCTATAGAGGTACGCACTTACCCCTACCCCATTACCATCGAGTACGTTGGGCTGGATCCTGCCATGATTGCAAACACCCAGGAATCCCGCAGCCTGACTCTGCGGCTCAGCGCACCCCGTTCTGTATGGGAAAAACTGACGCAAGAACAGGTAAGTGTACGGGCGTTTATTTATCTATCAGGTCTATCATCCGGACAGTACACCCTGCCCGTCCAGGTGCAGATTGATAAAGCGCCTGTGCGAATTGTCTCGTATTCTCCCCAAACCCTATCCATTCAACTCGATGAACTGGCTACCGAAACGCTCCCCATTGGCGTTGTCCAGCGTGGCGAACCTGCCATTGGTTACGATGCCGGCATCCCATCTCTCAGCGTGGATCGGGCAACCATTTCCGGTCCCAAGTCGGTGGTTGAACGGGTGAAAACCCTGCGGGTGGTCATTGACCTGAACAAAGCCGTGGAGACCATTACCCGCAATCTAGCCGTGCAGGCAGTGGACGAAAACGGGCTGCTGGTAAGCAACCTGACCATTTCTCCGGCAGAAATCACCGTTGTTCAACCTATCTCCCAACGCGGCGGTTATCGCAATGTGGTGGTCAAAGTGGTCACCACCGGGCAGGTTGCCAGTGGCTACCGGTTAACCTCGTTGACGGTCTCTCCACCTGCAGTGACCGTGTTTGCCAGTAACCCAACACTGGTAGAAAACCTACCAGGGTACGTCGAAACCAACCCCGTTGACCTGAATGGCATCACCGACGACCTGGAAGTAAGGGTAGCCCTGAACCTGCCTGAAGGGATTACCGTGGTTGGAGACCAAACGGTGAGTGTGATTGTCGGTGTGTCTGCTATCGAAGGCAGTGTCACCCTGAGTGATTTGCCCATCGAGGTCATCAACCTGAATCCAGAATTCTCCGCTCAACTGGCTCCCAAGACAGCAACCATCATCCTCTCGGGTCCTTTACCCACTCTGGACAACTTAAAGCCGGGAGAAGTGCGTGTGGTGGTTGACCTGGAAGGGGTGACACCGGGCACCTACAAACTGGTGCCGCGCGTTGAGGTCCTGGTGGAATCGTTACGTGTGGAGTCGATATTGCCCAATTCCATTGAGGTCATTGTGACCAAGGGAACTCCTACACCTCGACCTCCAGGACGATAG
- a CDS encoding sugar phosphate isomerase/epimerase family protein — protein MRLGGPLFQPYHSPEEWVTLVQRYGYRAAYCPVGIDAPHEVIRAFKHATRQAHLIIAEVGAWSNPLSSNQEERQEALKLCKQALALADEIGALCAVNIAGSRGEKWDAPDPRNLTPETFEMIVATVREILDSVKPRRAFYTLEPMPWMYPDSVDHYLDLIRAIDRPMFGVHLDPVNLINSPQRYFENSRLLKDCFERLGPWVKSCHAKDILLRPQLTTHLDEVRPGLGGLDYRTFLREASRLPQDVPLMLEHMTEEQDYLLAAQYLRQVAAEEGLSL, from the coding sequence ATGCGGTTGGGAGGTCCCCTTTTTCAACCTTATCACAGCCCTGAAGAATGGGTCACCCTTGTTCAGAGGTATGGCTACCGTGCCGCTTACTGCCCGGTGGGGATAGACGCCCCCCACGAGGTGATTCGCGCATTCAAGCATGCTACCCGTCAGGCTCATTTGATCATTGCCGAAGTTGGTGCATGGAGCAACCCGCTCAGTTCCAACCAAGAGGAACGCCAGGAAGCCTTGAAGTTATGCAAACAGGCTCTGGCGCTGGCGGATGAAATTGGAGCACTATGCGCCGTGAACATCGCCGGTTCCCGCGGGGAAAAGTGGGATGCCCCTGACCCGCGCAACTTGACGCCAGAAACGTTTGAAATGATTGTAGCCACTGTGCGCGAGATTCTGGACAGCGTGAAACCGCGCCGGGCGTTCTATACCCTTGAACCCATGCCCTGGATGTATCCCGATTCAGTCGATCATTATTTAGACCTGATTCGTGCAATTGACCGACCGATGTTTGGGGTGCATCTTGATCCGGTGAACCTCATCAACAGTCCCCAACGATATTTTGAAAACTCACGCCTGTTGAAAGATTGTTTCGAGCGCTTAGGGCCATGGGTCAAATCCTGTCATGCCAAGGATATCCTCCTGCGTCCCCAGTTGACCACTCATCTGGACGAGGTACGTCCCGGTTTGGGCGGACTGGATTACCGTACCTTTCTGCGGGAAGCCAGCCGCTTACCTCAGGATGTACCGCTGATGCTGGAACACATGACTGAAGAACAGGATTATCTGCTTGCCGCGCAGTATCTCCGGCAGGTTGCCGCAGAAGAAGGGCTTTCCCTGTAA
- a CDS encoding CPBP family intramembrane glutamic endopeptidase, with the protein MMMSPKQKIILFLVLTFLFSGVFYALILTSGNLEGWTLALMWCPGIAALITQWVSHKNLRGLGWRLRPWRFLLLGYGLPILYGLLVYGVVWASGAAPFKGQEMAQDMAAQMGTSVNTTGFLVNYVVMMGTLGMLGSIFAALGEEIGWRGLLVSELARLTSFPGAALISGAIWALWHFPLILFSEYNNAGAPRWLGMIFFTVMVLGISFALAWMRLKSGSFWGAVILHASHNIFIQGVFTPLTGQSALSPYLIDEFGVGLALVGLALILIFWSKRAEVEQAPTPS; encoded by the coding sequence ATGATGATGTCACCAAAGCAAAAGATTATCCTTTTTCTTGTGTTGACTTTCCTGTTCAGCGGGGTGTTTTATGCGCTCATCCTGACTTCTGGAAATCTGGAAGGCTGGACGCTTGCCCTGATGTGGTGTCCGGGAATTGCCGCATTGATCACCCAGTGGGTGTCTCACAAAAACCTTCGCGGTTTGGGGTGGCGTCTGAGACCCTGGCGTTTCCTGTTGCTCGGTTATGGCTTGCCTATTTTGTACGGTTTGCTCGTGTATGGCGTGGTCTGGGCAAGCGGTGCGGCTCCCTTCAAGGGGCAAGAAATGGCGCAGGACATGGCGGCTCAGATGGGCACGTCGGTGAACACCACAGGTTTCCTGGTGAATTATGTGGTCATGATGGGAACACTGGGTATGCTGGGTTCGATATTCGCTGCTTTGGGAGAAGAGATTGGCTGGCGCGGGTTGCTTGTCTCGGAGTTGGCGCGTCTCACCTCATTTCCCGGGGCGGCGTTGATCAGCGGAGCAATTTGGGCACTCTGGCATTTTCCCTTGATTTTGTTTTCAGAATACAACAATGCTGGAGCGCCGCGCTGGCTGGGGATGATTTTCTTCACCGTGATGGTGCTTGGCATCAGTTTTGCTCTTGCCTGGATGCGTCTCAAGTCGGGAAGTTTTTGGGGTGCGGTGATTTTACATGCCAGCCACAATATTTTCATTCAGGGCGTGTTCACACCGCTCACCGGACAGTCTGCGCTCAGTCCTTACCTGATTGACGAATTTGGGGTTGGGCTGGCTCTGGTGGGCTTGGCGCTTATCCTGATTTTCTGGAGCAAACGCGCCGAGGTAGAGCAAGCCCCTACACCTTCGTGA